One window of Mucilaginibacter inviolabilis genomic DNA carries:
- a CDS encoding bifunctional 5,10-methylenetetrahydrofolate dehydrogenase/5,10-methenyltetrahydrofolate cyclohydrolase — translation MQLLDGKYVSEKLKVEIAEEAAKILQRTGRQPHLVAVLVGHDGGSETYVASKMKNCEKVGFKSTLVRYEDDVTEEELLKKVEELNADADIDGIIVQLPLPKHIDPEKVTERIDHRKDVDGFHPVNLGRMQRNLPSFIPATPYGITLMLKEYGIDTVGKHCVVVGRSNIVGSPMSILMARNTTPGNCTVTICHSRTPDIKSITLQADILIVAIGKKNFITADMVKDGVVVVDVGMNRETSALTKSGYKLYGDVDFENVAPKSSWITPVPGGVGLMTIIGLLKNTLASANKEVYQ, via the coding sequence ATGCAATTATTGGACGGAAAATACGTATCAGAAAAACTCAAGGTTGAAATAGCCGAAGAAGCGGCTAAAATATTACAAAGAACTGGCCGTCAGCCGCATTTGGTGGCGGTGTTGGTTGGTCATGATGGTGGCAGCGAAACTTATGTGGCCAGCAAAATGAAAAACTGCGAAAAGGTAGGTTTTAAATCAACCCTGGTACGTTATGAGGATGATGTAACCGAAGAAGAACTGTTAAAGAAAGTAGAGGAACTGAATGCCGATGCCGATATTGATGGTATCATTGTGCAGCTTCCCCTACCCAAACATATCGACCCGGAGAAAGTAACCGAACGCATTGATCATCGTAAAGATGTGGATGGTTTTCACCCGGTAAACCTGGGCCGTATGCAGCGTAATTTACCTTCGTTTATACCGGCTACGCCTTATGGCATCACCTTGATGCTGAAAGAATATGGTATTGATACGGTAGGTAAACATTGTGTAGTTGTTGGTCGCAGTAATATTGTAGGTTCGCCTATGAGCATTTTAATGGCTCGCAATACTACGCCGGGTAACTGTACAGTTACCATATGTCACAGTCGCACCCCCGATATTAAAAGCATTACCTTGCAGGCCGATATTTTGATTGTAGCTATTGGCAAAAAGAATTTTATTACTGCCGATATGGTAAAAGATGGTGTAGTAGTAGTTGATGTGGGTATGAACCGCGAAACGTCTGCCCTAACCAAATCAGGTTACAAACTATACGGCGACGTTGACTTTGAAAACGTAGCTCCAAAATCATCATGGATAACCCCGGTACCGGGTGGTGTTGGTTTAATGACCATTATAGGTTTGCTTAAAAATACCCTGGCTTCGGCTAATAAAGAGGTTTATCAATAG
- a CDS encoding cation:proton antiporter, with protein MIGLAVAHVMYVIHRFLPTTANIDSALTLMSPYFMYLAAEQFHYSGIMAVVSGGLFLSYRSHEIFADGQSRMQTTNVWSTLVLILNGLVFILIGLELPTIIKGLDGYSLAEAWRYGIIISVVVILIRLIWIYPGTYVPRWLFKSIRTTEPNPGWKNSFIVGWAGMRGVVSLAAALSLPLMIHAGQAFPHRNLIIFITFVVILVTLVFQGFTLPILVKLMNIKDTDPTVPEDQQEMTIKIRLTEVALKRLDEHYFDEIENNHLLQVFKTELQNNAQHAAARLQSLEHGNTHQTQRDVYRKALKDIYQHQRKELYLIRKEKGFSDEAIRRQAMQIDLAEMKIFGK; from the coding sequence GTGATCGGTTTAGCTGTAGCCCATGTGATGTATGTTATTCATCGTTTTTTACCAACTACAGCCAATATTGATTCGGCGCTGACGTTGATGTCACCCTATTTTATGTATCTGGCGGCCGAACAGTTTCATTACTCTGGTATTATGGCGGTGGTAAGCGGAGGGTTGTTTCTTTCGTACCGGTCGCACGAAATATTTGCCGATGGGCAAAGCCGTATGCAAACCACCAATGTTTGGTCAACCCTGGTTCTGATTCTTAATGGATTGGTTTTTATACTCATTGGCTTGGAGCTGCCAACCATTATAAAAGGTCTGGATGGCTATTCACTTGCCGAAGCCTGGCGATATGGTATTATCATCAGCGTGGTGGTTATTTTGATCAGACTCATTTGGATCTACCCCGGAACCTACGTACCGCGCTGGCTGTTTAAAAGTATCCGCACCACAGAACCTAATCCCGGATGGAAAAACTCGTTTATTGTAGGCTGGGCAGGTATGCGCGGTGTGGTTTCGCTGGCAGCGGCACTTTCCCTACCATTGATGATCCATGCAGGGCAAGCATTCCCTCATCGTAACCTCATCATTTTTATCACATTTGTGGTGATACTGGTAACCTTAGTATTTCAGGGATTTACGTTACCAATTCTGGTTAAATTAATGAATATAAAAGACACGGATCCGACGGTACCTGAGGATCAGCAGGAAATGACTATCAAGATCAGGCTGACAGAAGTGGCGCTAAAAAGACTTGATGAACATTATTTTGATGAAATAGAGAACAATCATCTATTGCAGGTATTTAAAACCGAGCTGCAAAATAATGCTCAACATGCCGCTGCACGCCTGCAATCACTAGAGCATGGAAATACCCACCAAACACAAAGGGATGTTTATCGAAAAGCGCTGAAAGACATTTATCAACATCAGCGTAAAGAGTTGTATCTGATACGGAAAGAGAAAGGCTTCAGCGATGAAGCTATTCGCAGGCAGGCTATGCAGATTGATTTAGCTGAGATGAAAATATTTGGTAAGTAA
- the lepA gene encoding translation elongation factor 4 yields MEHIRNFCIIAHIDHGKSTLADRLLEYTNTITQRESQAQLLDDMDLERERGITIKSHAIQMDYVLDGQKYILNLIDTPGHVDFSYEVSRSIAACEGALLIVDAAQGIQAQTISNLYLALENDLEIIPILNKMDLPGAMPEEVKDQIVDLIGCKREEILAASGKTGMGVHDILRAIVERVPAPVGDPEAPLQALIFDSVYNSFRGIVAYFKVVNGEIRKGDKVKFFATEKQYIAEEVGTLKLKQQPKDVIKTGDVGYIISGIKESREVKVGDTITTINRPCESGIQGFEEVKPMVFAGIYPVDTEDYEELRESMAKLQLNDASLVFEPESSAALGFGFRCGFLGMLHMEIIQERLEREFNMTVITTVPNVSYLAYTTKGDEIVVNNPSDLPDPSKIDRVEEPYIKATIITKSEFVGPVMSLCIQKRGSISNQSYLTSDRVELIFEMPMGEIVFDFYDKLKTISKGYASFDYHQIGYRQSDLVRLDIRLNAEPVDALSSLIFRGNSYDFGKRICEKLKELLPRQQFEIIIQASIGAKIIARETVKALRKDVTAKCYGGDISRKRKLLEKQKQGKKRMRQVGNVEIPQSAFMAVLKLD; encoded by the coding sequence ATGGAGCACATTCGTAATTTTTGTATCATAGCACATATTGACCACGGCAAGAGTACACTTGCCGATAGGTTATTAGAATATACCAACACCATTACTCAACGCGAATCGCAGGCACAATTGCTTGACGATATGGATCTGGAACGCGAACGGGGTATCACCATAAAAAGCCATGCCATACAGATGGATTATGTGCTTGATGGTCAGAAATATATTTTGAACCTGATTGATACCCCGGGCCACGTGGATTTCTCTTACGAGGTTTCCCGTTCGATAGCAGCATGCGAAGGCGCTTTGCTTATAGTCGACGCGGCTCAGGGTATACAGGCACAAACTATATCAAACCTTTATCTGGCATTAGAAAACGACCTGGAAATTATCCCGATTCTGAATAAGATGGATCTTCCTGGTGCGATGCCTGAGGAAGTGAAAGATCAGATTGTTGATTTGATAGGTTGCAAACGCGAAGAAATACTGGCCGCATCAGGTAAAACCGGTATGGGTGTTCATGATATATTACGCGCTATTGTTGAGCGTGTCCCAGCTCCGGTTGGCGACCCTGAAGCACCTCTGCAAGCATTGATATTTGATTCGGTGTATAACTCCTTCCGTGGTATTGTTGCTTACTTTAAGGTAGTTAACGGCGAGATCCGTAAAGGCGATAAAGTAAAGTTCTTTGCTACAGAAAAACAGTACATAGCAGAAGAGGTTGGTACCCTAAAACTTAAGCAACAACCCAAAGATGTAATTAAAACTGGCGATGTTGGTTATATTATATCCGGTATAAAAGAGTCTCGTGAGGTAAAAGTTGGTGATACCATTACCACTATTAACCGTCCATGCGAAAGCGGTATACAAGGTTTTGAAGAGGTAAAGCCAATGGTATTTGCTGGTATTTATCCGGTTGATACAGAGGATTATGAAGAACTGCGCGAATCGATGGCCAAACTGCAGCTAAATGATGCATCACTGGTTTTTGAACCGGAATCATCAGCGGCCTTGGGTTTTGGTTTCCGTTGCGGTTTCCTGGGCATGTTGCACATGGAAATCATCCAGGAACGTTTGGAACGTGAGTTTAACATGACGGTGATCACCACTGTTCCCAACGTATCTTACCTGGCCTATACTACCAAAGGTGACGAGATTGTAGTAAACAATCCGTCTGACCTTCCGGATCCAAGTAAGATTGACCGTGTTGAAGAACCTTATATAAAAGCAACTATCATTACCAAATCTGAATTTGTAGGGCCGGTGATGTCGCTTTGTATTCAGAAACGAGGTAGCATTTCGAACCAGTCATACCTAACATCAGACCGTGTTGAGCTCATATTTGAAATGCCAATGGGCGAAATCGTTTTTGACTTTTATGATAAGCTGAAAACAATTTCAAAAGGCTACGCGTCGTTTGATTATCACCAGATAGGTTACCGCCAGTCGGACCTGGTTCGTTTAGATATACGCTTAAATGCCGAACCAGTGGATGCCCTATCGTCCCTGATATTCAGAGGTAACTCTTATGATTTTGGTAAAAGAATCTGTGAAAAATTAAAGGAGCTTTTACCACGCCAGCAATTTGAAATTATCATACAGGCATCCATCGGTGCCAAGATTATAGCACGCGAAACAGTGAAGGCTTTACGTAAAGATGTTACCGCTAAATGTTATGGTGGTGATATTTCCCGTAAGCGTAAACTGTTAGAGAAACAAAAACAAGGTAAAAAACGCATGCGCCAGGTAGGCAACGTGGAGATACCTCAATCGGCATTCATGGCGGTTTTAAAACTGGATTAA
- a CDS encoding cation:proton antiporter, which yields MHYALLQFLILLFAAFMLIMLAKKLNIAYPIFLVLAGLVISYIPRIPIITIDPDLIFLIFLPPLLYEAAWYTSWNDFWKWKRPISLLAFGLVIFTSTIIAFLATAIIPGFTLPMGFLLGGIISPPDAVAATSVLKNIKIPKRITTILEGESLVNDASSLIVLRFALAAVITGHFTLHQAVSEFFVVTFMGDSDRFSCSPCDVCYSSFFTNYSQY from the coding sequence ATGCATTACGCCCTCTTGCAATTTCTGATATTATTATTTGCTGCTTTTATGCTCATTATGCTGGCAAAAAAGCTCAATATAGCCTATCCTATATTTTTGGTTTTGGCCGGCCTGGTTATTAGCTATATACCCAGAATCCCCATCATTACTATTGATCCCGACCTGATATTCCTGATATTTTTACCACCGTTGCTATACGAGGCTGCCTGGTATACTTCATGGAACGATTTCTGGAAATGGAAACGACCAATAAGCTTGCTGGCATTTGGACTAGTCATTTTCACTTCAACAATCATAGCCTTTTTGGCTACAGCTATTATACCGGGATTTACTCTACCGATGGGTTTTTTATTGGGTGGTATTATATCGCCCCCTGATGCGGTTGCTGCCACTTCGGTTTTAAAAAACATTAAGATACCCAAGAGGATAACCACCATATTGGAAGGTGAGAGCCTGGTTAACGATGCTTCAAGTTTAATTGTATTGCGTTTTGCTTTAGCTGCTGTAATTACAGGGCACTTCACCCTTCATCAGGCAGTTTCGGAGTTTTTTGTGGTTACGTTTATGGGGGATAGTGATCGGTTTAGCTGTAGCCCATGTGATGTATGTTATTCATCGTTTTTTACCAACTACAGCCAATATTGA
- a CDS encoding 7-carboxy-7-deazaguanine synthase QueE, with translation MAHQIPDDGTLLPLMEEFYTIQGEGYNTGKAAYFIRLGGCDVGCHWCDVKESWDAELHPLTAADQIVANASVHPSKAVVVTGGEPLIYNLDYLTSHLHEKGIKTFIETSGAYPLSGDWDWICLSPKKFKAPMPHVAESAHELKVIVFNKSDFEWAEYHAKMVSPDCKLYLQPEWSKSKEMTPLIVDYVMNNPQWEISLQTHKYLNIP, from the coding sequence ATGGCACACCAGATTCCAGACGATGGCACGCTGCTCCCCTTGATGGAGGAGTTTTATACGATACAAGGCGAAGGATACAACACAGGTAAAGCGGCTTATTTTATACGGCTGGGCGGTTGTGATGTAGGCTGCCATTGGTGCGATGTTAAAGAGAGTTGGGATGCCGAATTGCATCCGTTGACGGCTGCCGATCAGATAGTGGCCAATGCCTCTGTTCATCCCTCAAAAGCTGTTGTGGTTACCGGCGGAGAGCCCTTGATTTACAATTTGGATTATCTGACCAGTCATTTACATGAAAAGGGTATCAAAACCTTTATAGAAACGTCAGGGGCCTATCCGCTTTCGGGCGATTGGGACTGGATCTGTCTTTCACCAAAAAAATTCAAGGCACCTATGCCACACGTGGCCGAAAGTGCCCACGAACTAAAAGTAATTGTGTTTAATAAATCGGATTTTGAATGGGCCGAGTATCACGCCAAAATGGTATCGCCCGATTGTAAGTTATATCTACAGCCCGAATGGTCAAAATCAAAAGAAATGACCCCACTTATTGTTGATTATGTGATGAACAACCCGCAATGGGAAATATCGTTGCAAACGCATAAATATTTGAATATTCCTTAA
- a CDS encoding Rieske (2Fe-2S) protein — MKWYKIPGIENTNKPFITKVRAGGKSICLVGFEGQIYALSSICPHAGADLSEGLCVKGKIVCPYHRYTYNLETGKGGEGQNDFVTTYPVDIRNDDIYVGIKSFWDRLSGK; from the coding sequence ATGAAGTGGTATAAGATACCCGGTATTGAAAACACCAATAAGCCATTTATCACCAAAGTAAGAGCCGGAGGTAAAAGTATTTGCCTGGTTGGTTTTGAAGGACAGATATATGCACTTTCATCTATTTGCCCGCATGCCGGGGCCGATCTGAGCGAGGGTTTGTGTGTAAAAGGCAAAATCGTGTGCCCGTATCACCGGTATACCTACAACCTGGAAACAGGTAAAGGAGGAGAGGGTCAGAACGATTTTGTGACTACTTATCCGGTTGATATCAGGAATGATGATATTTATGTAGGCATAAAGTCTTTTTGGGATAGGTTAAGTGGAAAGTAA
- the recQ gene encoding DNA helicase RecQ, with the protein MIETKRSLFDNLQNFFGFDNFKGEQEAIITNILAGNDTFVIMPTGGGKSMCYQLPALMSEGTAIVISPLIALMKNQVDQLRAFGGSDSIAHFLNSSLTKSDIGRVKEDVLAGKTKLLYVAPESLTKQENIDFLKLNHVSFVAVDEAHCISEWGHDFRPEYRKIRQVISNIGENIPIIALTATATPKVQQDIQKNLQMNNATVYKSSFNRSNLFYEVRAKRNVIKEIVKFVKQNQGKSGIIYCLSRKKVEEVAEALNLNGVRALPYHAGLDPKVRADTQDKFLMEDVEVIVATIAFGMGIDKPDVRYVIHHDVPKSMEGYYQETGRAGRDGGEGVCVAFYSEKDIDKLQKFMKDKPVSEREIGTQILKEVIDYCESSVCRRKQLLHYFGENFNEAGCNNMCDNCCGHKEHFDGEEHLHKALSLIRHIGEKFDDQHIISILMGVENAQIKNYEHDALDYYGSGKEQGENLWNSLLRQALLNNYLSKDIDQYGLLRLTKTGNSFIDNPHSVRFILNKMMEATDDDDDADGPKQGGGALDTQLLQMLKELRKKLAKQKGLPPFVIFQDPSLEEMCTHYPITTEELKQISGVGAGKALKFGKPFTDLIQKYVEDNDIDRPVDMVIKSAANKSALKVFIIQNIDRHLNLDDIAASKGLTYEEILKEVETIVNSGTKLNLNYYIDEVIDEDKQEEVFDYFRTAEVDSIDDALAELGGDDYTREEVQLMRIKFISEMGN; encoded by the coding sequence ATGATAGAAACTAAGAGGTCGCTATTTGATAATCTCCAGAATTTTTTCGGATTCGACAACTTTAAGGGGGAGCAGGAAGCGATTATAACTAACATACTGGCGGGTAATGATACCTTTGTGATTATGCCTACCGGTGGTGGCAAATCCATGTGTTACCAGTTGCCGGCACTTATGAGCGAAGGCACTGCTATAGTAATTTCACCACTCATAGCCCTGATGAAAAATCAGGTAGATCAGTTAAGGGCTTTTGGAGGTTCAGACAGTATAGCTCACTTTTTAAACTCATCACTTACCAAATCAGATATAGGCCGGGTTAAGGAAGACGTTCTGGCCGGAAAAACCAAACTTTTATACGTTGCTCCCGAATCACTAACCAAACAGGAGAACATCGATTTCTTAAAACTCAATCATGTGTCATTTGTAGCAGTTGACGAGGCGCACTGTATATCTGAATGGGGGCATGATTTCAGACCTGAGTATCGCAAAATACGCCAGGTAATCAGTAATATCGGTGAAAACATTCCAATCATCGCTTTAACAGCCACAGCTACCCCAAAAGTTCAGCAGGATATACAGAAAAACCTGCAAATGAACAATGCCACGGTATATAAATCGTCATTTAACCGGTCTAACCTGTTTTATGAAGTTCGTGCCAAACGCAATGTGATCAAAGAAATCGTAAAGTTTGTAAAGCAGAACCAGGGCAAATCGGGTATCATCTATTGCCTTAGCCGTAAAAAGGTGGAAGAAGTTGCAGAAGCGCTTAACCTGAATGGTGTTAGAGCTTTACCATATCATGCCGGCCTGGATCCCAAAGTACGTGCCGATACACAAGACAAATTCCTGATGGAAGATGTAGAAGTAATTGTAGCTACGATTGCCTTTGGTATGGGTATTGACAAACCGGATGTGCGTTATGTGATACACCATGATGTGCCCAAAAGCATGGAAGGTTATTACCAGGAAACCGGCAGAGCTGGTCGCGATGGTGGCGAAGGGGTTTGTGTTGCCTTTTATTCTGAAAAAGACATTGATAAGCTTCAGAAATTCATGAAGGATAAGCCGGTTTCTGAACGGGAAATTGGCACCCAGATATTAAAAGAGGTAATTGATTATTGCGAATCATCCGTATGCCGTCGTAAACAACTGCTGCATTATTTTGGTGAAAACTTCAATGAGGCAGGCTGCAATAACATGTGCGATAATTGCTGCGGTCATAAAGAACATTTTGATGGCGAGGAGCATTTACACAAGGCCTTAAGCCTGATCAGACATATTGGTGAAAAATTTGACGATCAGCATATCATCAGCATATTGATGGGAGTAGAAAATGCTCAAATCAAAAATTATGAACATGATGCGCTTGATTATTATGGATCGGGCAAGGAGCAGGGTGAAAACCTTTGGAACTCGCTGTTAAGGCAGGCTTTGCTTAATAATTATCTTTCTAAAGATATTGACCAGTATGGTTTACTCCGGTTAACCAAAACAGGCAATAGTTTTATCGACAACCCGCACAGCGTTCGCTTTATCCTGAATAAGATGATGGAAGCTACGGATGATGATGATGATGCAGACGGCCCTAAACAAGGCGGGGGTGCATTAGATACCCAGTTATTGCAAATGCTGAAAGAGCTGCGTAAAAAACTGGCCAAACAAAAGGGTTTACCTCCATTTGTGATATTCCAGGATCCATCATTAGAGGAGATGTGTACGCATTACCCAATCACTACCGAGGAGCTGAAACAGATTTCGGGAGTAGGCGCGGGCAAGGCGCTGAAGTTTGGTAAACCTTTTACCGATCTGATACAAAAGTACGTGGAGGATAATGATATCGACCGTCCGGTTGATATGGTGATCAAGAGCGCAGCTAATAAATCGGCACTTAAGGTTTTTATTATTCAAAACATTGATCGCCATTTGAACCTGGATGACATAGCAGCCTCCAAAGGGCTTACCTACGAAGAGATATTGAAGGAGGTGGAAACTATAGTGAACTCAGGTACAAAACTTAACCTGAACTACTATATTGACGAAGTTATAGACGAAGATAAACAGGAAGAAGTATTTGATTACTTCCGCACCGCCGAAGTTGATTCTATTGATGATGCTTTAGCCGAACTAGGAGGCGATGATTATACCCGCGAAGAGGTACAATTAATGCGCATCAAGTTTATATCCGAAATGGGGAATTAA
- a CDS encoding OmpA family protein: MKIVIILILSIFLPVIALAQQNQYTTTKKEAIKYFAAANQNLDDHLYDEAIANLQKAINEDQKFVEAHAQLADVFRLRHLYKQAIEEYLKVIVLNPDFNRSVYLKIGEAEITEAKYTQAQQHLEKYLTYPDITPANKLYAQKLIADAKFSIQAIQHPVAFKPVNIGPEINTANDEYLPVATADQALLIFTRKINNNEDFYKSANINGKWQTATYLSDQINTAQYNEGAQSISQDGKYLFFTGCNRPDGLGRCDIYIAQKKGDDWGKPVDLSPPVNTSGWESQPSISADGRTLYFVSNRAGGYGGYDIWKSTLSNKGWGPAENLGPNINTAYNEQSPFIHADDSTLYFSSNGWPGLGNKDLFVSRLGKDGKWQKPENLGYPINSNGDENGLTLTANGNIAFFASDNLNGYGGYDIYTFELPVNVRPHVVTYVKGNVHDAKSNHPLEAAVEIIDLQSNQPVYQDYSSDDEGSFLATITSGKNYGLNISKSGYMFYSENFSLIGYQAKNPFNISVSLSPIDVGNKVILKNIFFDTNKFDLESESKAELMKLIEFLTVNPAVHIEISGHTDDVGPDQINQTLSENRAKSVYQYLITNGIAATRLVYKGYGKTQPIAPNDTDDNRAKNRRTEFKIISK; the protein is encoded by the coding sequence ATGAAGATTGTAATCATCCTGATTTTATCAATTTTTCTTCCTGTTATTGCTTTAGCTCAGCAAAACCAATATACTACCACCAAAAAGGAAGCTATAAAATATTTTGCGGCTGCCAATCAAAATCTCGATGACCATTTATATGATGAGGCAATTGCCAATCTTCAAAAGGCTATAAATGAAGATCAGAAATTTGTAGAAGCCCACGCACAGCTTGCCGACGTGTTCCGGTTAAGACATTTATATAAGCAAGCCATTGAGGAATACTTGAAGGTTATTGTGCTCAATCCTGATTTTAACCGCTCTGTATATCTTAAAATTGGAGAAGCTGAAATAACTGAAGCAAAATACACTCAGGCTCAACAGCATCTGGAGAAATATTTAACTTATCCCGATATCACACCAGCCAATAAACTATACGCACAAAAACTTATTGCTGATGCCAAGTTCAGTATTCAGGCTATACAGCATCCGGTAGCATTTAAACCCGTGAACATAGGCCCCGAAATAAATACCGCTAATGACGAATATCTGCCGGTTGCCACCGCCGATCAGGCCTTATTGATATTTACCCGAAAAATTAACAATAACGAAGATTTTTATAAAAGTGCCAACATCAATGGGAAGTGGCAAACAGCCACTTATCTGAGCGATCAGATCAATACAGCACAATATAACGAAGGGGCGCAGTCTATTTCGCAGGACGGTAAGTATTTGTTTTTTACAGGTTGTAACCGCCCCGATGGGTTGGGCAGGTGCGATATTTACATTGCTCAAAAAAAAGGTGACGATTGGGGTAAACCTGTTGACCTGAGTCCACCGGTCAACACCTCTGGATGGGAATCGCAACCATCCATTAGTGCAGATGGGCGCACGCTTTATTTTGTAAGTAACCGTGCTGGTGGCTACGGCGGCTATGACATATGGAAATCAACCTTGAGCAATAAGGGCTGGGGACCTGCAGAAAATCTTGGACCCAATATTAATACGGCTTATAATGAGCAATCCCCTTTTATTCATGCTGATGACAGTACGCTTTATTTTAGTTCCAACGGATGGCCTGGCTTGGGCAATAAAGATCTTTTTGTGAGTCGGTTAGGTAAGGATGGTAAATGGCAAAAACCCGAAAATCTGGGTTACCCTATTAACTCCAATGGTGATGAAAACGGACTAACCTTAACGGCAAACGGCAATATTGCTTTTTTTGCATCAGATAACCTCAACGGTTATGGCGGGTATGATATTTATACTTTTGAGCTGCCCGTCAATGTAAGGCCGCATGTGGTAACTTATGTAAAAGGTAATGTACATGATGCAAAGAGTAATCATCCACTGGAGGCAGCCGTGGAGATCATAGATCTGCAAAGCAATCAGCCGGTTTACCAGGATTATAGCAGTGATGATGAAGGCAGCTTTTTGGCTACTATTACGTCCGGTAAAAATTACGGCTTAAATATCTCCAAGAGTGGTTATATGTTTTATTCAGAAAACTTTTCGTTGATAGGATATCAAGCAAAGAATCCGTTTAATATTTCTGTTTCCCTATCCCCTATTGATGTGGGCAATAAAGTGATCCTGAAGAATATTTTTTTCGATACCAATAAATTCGACCTGGAATCAGAATCAAAGGCTGAGTTGATGAAACTGATTGAATTTTTAACCGTAAACCCCGCGGTACATATTGAAATATCTGGCCATACAGATGATGTTGGGCCCGATCAGATCAATCAAACCCTTTCCGAAAACCGGGCCAAATCGGTATATCAATATTTAATTACTAATGGCATTGCAGCTACCCGCCTGGTTTACAAAGGCTATGGCAAAACCCAGCCAATTGCACCTAATGATACTGACGACAATAGAGCAAAAAACCGCCGTACAGAGTTTAAGATCATTTCCAAATGA
- a CDS encoding sigma-54-dependent transcriptional regulator, with the protein MAKILIIDDERAIRNTLREILEYEDYEVEDVDNGVDGLQLIEKNDYDLVLCDIKMNRMDGMEVLTEGLAIKPDLPFIMISGHGTVETAIEASKKGAFDFISKPPDLNRLLITVRNALDRGSLVVEAKVLKRKVSKVREILGNSQAIVKIKETIDRVAPTDARVLITGANGSGKELVARWLHEKSNRSSAPIIEVNCAAIPSELIESELFGHEKGSFTSAIKQRIGKFESASGGTLFLDEIGDMSQSAQAKVLRALQENKITRVGGEKEIDVDVRVVAATNKDLLKEIEAGNFRMDLYHRLSVILIHVPPLIERKDDITLLTQSFLDEICNEYGMPIKKISDAALDALKALPWTGNIRELRNMVERLIILSDKTITDNDVKAFANPSAPAVSGGDGNGVAQTDFDQFNNFQEYKDFAEREYIKFKLEKNNWNVSKTADDIDIQRSHLYSKIEKFGLKRGE; encoded by the coding sequence ATGGCTAAAATTTTAATCATTGATGATGAGCGGGCGATCCGCAATACGCTCCGCGAAATATTAGAATATGAGGACTATGAGGTTGAGGACGTTGACAATGGTGTCGATGGATTGCAGCTGATAGAAAAAAATGATTATGACCTGGTACTGTGCGATATAAAGATGAACCGCATGGATGGCATGGAAGTGCTTACCGAAGGTCTGGCCATAAAACCCGATCTGCCTTTTATCATGATATCTGGTCATGGCACGGTTGAAACGGCTATAGAGGCCAGCAAAAAGGGAGCGTTTGATTTTATATCGAAACCACCCGATCTTAACCGCTTACTGATCACGGTACGTAATGCCCTTGACCGCGGAAGCCTGGTTGTTGAGGCCAAGGTTTTAAAGCGTAAAGTTTCAAAGGTTCGCGAAATTTTGGGTAACTCTCAGGCCATTGTTAAAATAAAAGAAACTATTGACAGGGTTGCTCCTACCGATGCCCGCGTTTTGATTACGGGCGCAAATGGTAGCGGTAAAGAATTAGTTGCCCGCTGGCTACATGAAAAGTCAAACCGTTCATCCGCTCCTATTATTGAAGTTAACTGTGCGGCTATCCCATCGGAATTAATTGAGAGTGAGCTTTTTGGTCACGAAAAAGGTTCCTTTACCTCGGCCATCAAACAACGTATCGGCAAGTTTGAATCTGCCAGCGGTGGCACACTTTTCCTGGATGAGATTGGCGATATGAGTCAATCGGCACAGGCCAAAGTTTTACGCGCTTTACAGGAAAATAAGATCACCCGTGTAGGAGGTGAAAAAGAGATAGATGTTGATGTACGGGTAGTTGCGGCTACGAATAAAGATCTGCTTAAAGAAATTGAGGCCGGTAATTTCAGGATGGACCTTTACCACCGTCTGAGTGTGATACTGATACACGTACCACCATTGATTGAACGTAAAGATGACATTACCCTGCTTACACAGAGCTTCCTGGATGAGATCTGTAATGAGTATGGTATGCCTATTAAAAAAATATCTGATGCAGCCCTGGATGCCCTGAAAGCTTTACCATGGACAGGTAACATCCGCGAACTCCGCAACATGGTGGAACGCCTGATTATCCTGAGCGATAAAACCATTACCGATAATGATGTAAAGGCATTTGCCAATCCTTCAGCACCAGCGGTTTCGGGTGGCGATGGTAATGGTGTGGCACAAACCGATTTTGACCAGTTTAATAATTTCCAGGAATACAAGGATTTTGCCGAGCGTGAATACATCAAATTCAAATTGGAAAAAAATAACTGGAACGTATCAAAAACAGCTGATGATATTGATATACAACGCAGTCACCTTTACAGTAAGATCGAAAAATTCGGTTTAAAAAGAGGCGAGTAA